The following coding sequences are from one Patescibacteria group bacterium window:
- the atpE gene encoding ATP synthase F0 subunit C produces MENIMLAKALAIGLGAIGPGLGIGFIGGKAVEAIGRNPEASGKILVPMLLAAAFAEAIAIYALVIAFSIS; encoded by the coding sequence ATGGAAAACATTATGTTAGCAAAAGCCCTAGCTATTGGACTAGGCGCAATTGGACCTGGTTTAGGTATTGGTTTTATTGGTGGTAAAGCTGTTGAGGCTATTGGAAGAAATCCTGAAGCTTCAGGAAAGATTTTGGTTCCAATGCTTTTGGCTGCGGCCTTTGCAGAAGCTATTGCTATTTACGCTCTAGTTATCGCCTTCAGTATTAGCTAA